The proteins below are encoded in one region of Brachyspira intermedia PWS/A:
- the rny gene encoding ribonuclease Y, whose product MNPVIIITSVVVAFVFGYTTRFIIAKIKLNSTEIITHKLLQSAREQAENERKTILSEANSEIQKERNRLESENRDRKAEIQKLENRVLQREANIDKKSQYLENKEHNIENKMKKIKEQEDKLTSVIQEAEKELERIAGLTREEAKADLIRSIEEDAKKSATKIVDNIEKNAIETGEKKAREIIVQTIQRLSSEVAQETSVTSVSLPSEEMKGRIIGREGRNIRMLETLTGVDIIIDDTPEAVVISCFDPVRKHIAKVSLEKLILDGRIHPARIEEVVERTKREVEDSIMEAGENAIVDLNLTTMHHELIRHMGRLQYRTSYGQNMLFHSKEVANIAAMIAAEIGANVEMAKRSAFLHDIGKAIETEGEGSHAMSGADLAKRCGEKEEVVNAIRAHHNDVDTQSVEAVIVKAADAISAARPGARRESFESYIKRLDNLEKIADSIEGVEKSFAIQAGRELRVMAKSDMVDDVQAKQIARDIAKRIEDELKYPGIIRVTVIRETRAVEVAR is encoded by the coding sequence ATGAATCCAGTAATAATTATCACCTCTGTTGTAGTTGCGTTTGTTTTTGGATATACAACCCGTTTTATTATAGCTAAAATCAAGCTTAATTCTACGGAAATAATAACACATAAATTGCTCCAAAGTGCAAGAGAGCAAGCAGAAAATGAGAGAAAGACTATACTTTCTGAAGCTAATTCTGAAATACAGAAAGAACGTAATAGATTGGAAAGCGAAAATAGAGATAGAAAGGCTGAAATTCAGAAATTAGAAAATAGAGTGCTACAACGAGAGGCTAATATTGATAAAAAGTCTCAATATTTGGAAAATAAAGAGCATAATATTGAGAATAAAATGAAAAAAATAAAAGAACAGGAGGATAAATTAACTTCTGTTATACAAGAGGCTGAAAAAGAACTTGAGAGAATAGCAGGTCTTACTAGAGAAGAAGCTAAGGCAGATTTGATTAGAAGTATAGAAGAAGATGCTAAAAAATCTGCTACTAAAATAGTTGATAATATAGAAAAAAATGCTATAGAAACAGGAGAGAAAAAGGCTAGGGAAATAATAGTACAAACTATACAAAGACTTTCTAGTGAAGTGGCTCAGGAAACTTCTGTAACATCTGTATCTTTGCCTAGTGAGGAAATGAAAGGTAGAATCATAGGCAGAGAGGGTAGAAATATCAGAATGCTTGAGACGCTTACTGGTGTTGATATTATTATAGATGATACTCCTGAAGCCGTTGTGATATCTTGTTTTGATCCTGTGAGAAAACACATAGCTAAAGTTTCATTAGAAAAACTTATACTAGATGGAAGAATACACCCTGCTAGAATAGAAGAAGTTGTTGAGAGAACTAAAAGAGAAGTTGAAGATTCTATTATGGAAGCAGGTGAAAATGCTATTGTTGATTTAAATCTTACTACTATGCATCATGAATTAATCAGGCATATGGGTAGACTTCAATATAGAACAAGTTATGGACAAAATATGCTTTTCCATAGTAAAGAAGTTGCTAATATTGCTGCTATGATAGCTGCTGAAATAGGTGCTAATGTGGAAATGGCTAAAAGAAGTGCATTTTTGCATGATATAGGAAAGGCTATAGAAACAGAAGGAGAAGGTTCTCATGCTATGAGCGGTGCCGATTTAGCTAAGAGATGCGGAGAAAAAGAGGAAGTAGTTAATGCTATAAGAGCCCATCACAATGATGTTGATACTCAAAGTGTTGAGGCTGTAATAGTAAAGGCTGCGGATGCTATTAGTGCGGCAAGACCTGGTGCAAGAAGAGAATCTTTTGAAAGCTACATTAAACGTTTAGATAATTTAGAAAAGATTGCTGATAGTATAGAGGGTGTTGAAAAATCATTTGCTATACAGGCAGGCCGTGAACTTAGGGTTATGGCTAAGAGTGATATGGTAGATGATGTTCAGGCTAAGCAAATAGCAAGAGATATTGCTAAGAGAATAGAAGATGAATTGAAATACCCAGGTATAATTAGAGTTACTGTTATTAGAGAAACTAGAGCAGTTGAAGTTGCAAGGTAA
- a CDS encoding rubrerythrin family protein, with the protein MAAKTLEEVLYQIFQGESNAANRYSSFGKASSNKAIQKVFSTTSLAEKIHAEKMRKLALRSGLDMSKFVPQLNPVEPLSDKENLEAGIKGEVYESTILYPQLAQVAIEQKNKLASDTVNSLGKVETEHAKLFQDIIDNFLNKDGDVTFYLCPSCGNIYRDKAPETCETCGGSGKMFQKY; encoded by the coding sequence ATGGCTGCTAAAACATTAGAAGAGGTTTTATATCAAATATTTCAAGGCGAATCAAACGCTGCAAATAGATATAGTTCATTTGGTAAAGCATCTAGCAATAAAGCTATTCAAAAAGTTTTTTCAACAACATCATTGGCTGAGAAAATTCATGCCGAAAAAATGAGAAAATTAGCATTGAGAAGCGGATTAGATATGAGTAAATTTGTTCCTCAGCTTAATCCTGTAGAACCTTTAAGCGATAAAGAAAATTTAGAAGCAGGTATCAAAGGTGAGGTTTATGAATCTACTATACTTTATCCTCAATTAGCACAGGTTGCTATAGAGCAGAAAAATAAATTAGCTAGTGATACTGTAAATTCATTGGGTAAAGTTGAAACAGAACATGCTAAACTTTTCCAAGATATTATAGATAATTTCTTGAATAAAGATGGAGATGTAACTTTCTATCTTTGTCCTAGCTGCGGCAATATATATAGAGATAAAGCACCTGAAACTTGTGAAACTTGCGGAGGTTCAGGTAAAATGTTCCAAAAATATTAA
- a CDS encoding cytidylate kinase-like family protein yields MNNIIITISRQYGSGGRNIGKLIANKLNINFYDKEFVEIVAKRTGINKQYLENVEEKFTNDNLFFSAFHKEHFSSPFSGQIKYSTLDKMFEIQSEVIKDIANKGSCVIIGRCANFILKNTEHKCFNVFVHAPNKDRIERITKEYGVKIEDAETQLINTDKYRSNYYKYYTGMEWGNMINYNLTIDSGYFDEENVCNIIIEAAKKRM; encoded by the coding sequence ATGAATAACATTATTATAACTATAAGCAGACAATATGGAAGCGGCGGCAGAAATATAGGAAAATTAATAGCAAACAAATTGAATATAAACTTTTATGATAAAGAATTTGTAGAAATAGTGGCAAAAAGAACAGGTATTAATAAACAATATCTAGAAAATGTTGAAGAAAAATTCACTAATGATAATCTTTTTTTTAGTGCATTTCATAAAGAACATTTTTCAAGCCCTTTTTCAGGACAAATAAAATATTCTACTTTGGATAAAATGTTTGAGATACAAAGTGAAGTTATAAAAGACATAGCAAATAAAGGAAGCTGTGTAATAATAGGAAGATGTGCTAATTTTATATTAAAAAATACAGAACATAAATGCTTTAATGTGTTTGTACATGCCCCTAATAAGGATAGAATAGAAAGAATTACAAAAGAATATGGCGTAAAAATAGAGGATGCAGAAACCCAATTAATAAATACCGATAAATACAGGTCTAATTACTACAAATACTACACTGGTATGGAATGGGGAAACATGATAAATTATAATCTCACCATAGACAGCGGATATTTTGATGAAGAAAATGTATGCAATATCATTATAGAAGCCGCCAAAAAAAGAATGTAA
- a CDS encoding DUF2262 domain-containing protein, protein MKDKIIKDFYENDYFSYESDCDLWNDEKISLLIDFGEEANKSEMLMKYIDKINEILKWIDEHKKNVTDFLIEKQCLELAEEWVTTCEEVDENTYKNQSGELITIPIKEEDFFNAIYIDTILIDFDEDETRPDTTLHILFEPDYFKHHSLIVYIDGERNIEYGDIAG, encoded by the coding sequence ATGAAGGACAAGATTATAAAAGATTTTTATGAAAATGATTACTTTTCTTATGAATCTGATTGCGATTTATGGAATGATGAAAAAATATCATTATTAATAGATTTCGGTGAAGAAGCAAATAAATCTGAAATGCTTATGAAATATATAGATAAAATAAATGAAATATTGAAATGGATTGATGAGCATAAAAAAAATGTTACTGACTTTCTTATAGAAAAACAATGTTTAGAATTGGCAGAAGAATGGGTAACAACTTGCGAAGAAGTAGATGAAAATACATATAAAAATCAATCCGGAGAATTAATAACAATACCTATAAAAGAAGAAGATTTTTTCAATGCTATATATATAGACACTATATTAATAGATTTTGACGAGGATGAAACAAGACCGGATACTACATTACATATATTATTTGAACCTGACTATTTCAAACATCATTCATTGATAGTTTATATTGACGGTGAAAGAAATATAGAATACGGAGATATTGCCGGATAA
- a CDS encoding VOC family protein yields the protein MIIVTDLNKSVEFYKNILELNVIMDFGADKTLTGNLVLKTKDTYKDFIDNNDISFV from the coding sequence ATGATTATAGTTACTGATCTCAATAAATCAGTAGAATTTTATAAAAACATTCTTGAACTAAATGTTATTATGGATTTTGGAGCAGATAAAACATTAACTGGAAATTTAGTTTTAAAGACAAAAGATACATATAAAGACTTTATTGATAATAATGATATTTCTTTTGTATGA
- a CDS encoding chloride channel protein produces MKINFEIKYIKLFTLSACIGAVVGFIVSIYRIILYKLSVNVFYVSNFIFAKWYYPILLFVFLIAMGCLIGYILIHYPQIRGAGVPQIKYYISLHEPKNIFLEILFKLFGSMISFASGISLGRAGPSMHVGMLVGLFFHKYFSKLAKYRRYLLVSGACAGMTATFSAPFTGIAFSFEELGEHKNHIVFVCIVFSSIASILVIEHIVGQGFILNFNLPKILEVRHYISLLPFGIICGILASILNYLMNFFSKMYQKINNDIIRPVPAFLLAGLMIMFFPYVLGSGDLLIGSIVKDKFSVSMLFILIFMKLFYTSVCATSGAVGGIFFPTFILGASIGSLYDIFLVKYFPDYAVYGDLFILLGITSLMSGITRTPIMVCILILEISNSISNFSALVIVAIISYMVAKVLGVTSIYDHND; encoded by the coding sequence ATGAAGATAAATTTTGAAATTAAATATATAAAGCTTTTTACATTATCTGCTTGTATAGGTGCAGTAGTTGGGTTTATAGTTTCTATATATAGGATTATATTATATAAATTAAGTGTTAATGTCTTTTATGTATCAAACTTTATATTTGCCAAATGGTATTATCCTATTTTGCTTTTTGTGTTTCTTATAGCTATGGGATGCTTAATAGGTTATATACTTATACATTATCCACAGATAAGAGGGGCAGGAGTTCCTCAAATAAAATATTATATATCTTTGCATGAACCTAAAAATATATTTTTGGAAATTTTATTTAAACTTTTCGGAAGTATGATTTCATTTGCAAGCGGTATTTCTTTAGGAAGAGCAGGTCCTTCAATGCATGTCGGTATGCTTGTAGGATTATTTTTCCATAAATATTTTTCAAAACTAGCAAAATACAGAAGATATTTACTTGTTTCCGGTGCTTGTGCCGGAATGACAGCTACTTTCAGTGCGCCTTTTACTGGTATTGCATTTTCTTTTGAAGAACTTGGAGAACATAAGAATCATATAGTTTTTGTATGTATAGTTTTTTCTTCTATAGCTTCAATACTTGTAATTGAACATATTGTAGGGCAGGGGTTCATACTTAATTTTAATCTGCCTAAAATACTTGAGGTAAGACATTATATATCTTTACTTCCTTTTGGTATAATATGCGGCATACTTGCTTCTATATTAAATTATCTTATGAATTTCTTTTCTAAGATGTATCAGAAGATTAATAATGATATAATTCGTCCTGTGCCTGCATTCTTGCTTGCTGGTTTAATGATAATGTTTTTCCCTTATGTACTTGGAAGCGGTGATTTACTTATAGGAAGTATAGTAAAAGATAAGTTTTCTGTATCTATGCTTTTTATATTAATATTTATGAAATTATTTTATACTTCTGTATGTGCTACTTCCGGAGCAGTTGGGGGAATATTCTTTCCTACATTTATATTGGGTGCTTCAATAGGTTCTTTATATGATATATTCTTAGTTAAATATTTTCCTGATTATGCGGTATATGGAGATTTATTTATACTTCTTGGAATAACTTCATTAATGTCAGGAATTACAAGAACGCCTATAATGGTATGTATATTAATACTTGAAATATCAAACTCCATTTCTAATTTCTCGGCTCTGGTTATAGTAGCTATTATATCGTATATGGTTGCTAAAGTATTGGGAGTAACTTCTATATACGATCATAATGATTAA
- the ychF gene encoding redox-regulated ATPase YchF has product MALSIGIVGLPNVGKSTLFNALTNAHAEAANYPFCTIDKNEATAIIKDERVDKLAALFKSKKKVYNTTTFVDIAGLVKGASKGEGLGNKFLSHIREVNAVLHVVRVFEDGNITHIGEVDPLRDLDIILTELMLADIETINARMEKQKKVAKGAKVKAAEEEVALLEKILPELNNFKPVFSLDLTDTEKEILKPLFLLTAKSMMIGANLSENELANPEKNSNYVTLQKYANERNIELIPFSAKIEADLQDLDEEERLSYLEDLGVKESGVARLTKAGHRLLKLLTFLTSGEDETRAWTVREGAYAPEAAGVIHSDFERGFISAEVINCDKLLELGSFVKAKEAGAIRLEGKQYLMQEGDVVTFRFNV; this is encoded by the coding sequence ATGGCTTTATCTATAGGAATAGTAGGACTTCCAAATGTAGGAAAATCTACACTTTTTAATGCTTTAACTAATGCTCATGCTGAGGCGGCTAATTACCCATTTTGTACTATAGATAAAAATGAAGCTACTGCTATAATAAAAGATGAAAGAGTTGATAAATTAGCAGCACTTTTCAAATCAAAAAAGAAAGTTTATAATACAACTACATTTGTAGATATTGCCGGACTTGTAAAAGGTGCTTCAAAAGGTGAGGGGCTTGGTAATAAATTCCTTTCTCATATTAGAGAAGTTAATGCTGTTTTACATGTGGTAAGAGTGTTTGAAGATGGAAATATTACTCATATTGGAGAAGTTGATCCTTTAAGAGATTTAGATATTATTTTAACAGAGCTTATGCTTGCAGATATTGAAACTATCAATGCAAGAATGGAAAAGCAGAAAAAAGTAGCAAAAGGTGCTAAAGTAAAAGCTGCTGAAGAAGAAGTGGCTTTGCTTGAAAAAATACTTCCTGAATTGAATAATTTTAAACCTGTATTCAGTCTTGATTTAACAGATACAGAAAAGGAAATATTAAAACCTTTATTCTTATTAACAGCAAAAAGTATGATGATAGGTGCTAACTTATCAGAAAATGAACTTGCTAATCCTGAAAAAAATTCTAATTATGTAACATTACAAAAATATGCAAATGAAAGAAACATTGAATTAATACCTTTCAGTGCTAAAATAGAAGCAGATTTGCAGGATTTAGATGAAGAAGAAAGATTGAGCTATTTAGAAGATTTGGGAGTAAAAGAATCAGGAGTGGCAAGACTCACAAAAGCAGGACATAGATTATTAAAACTTTTAACATTCCTAACTTCAGGAGAAGATGAAACAAGAGCTTGGACAGTTAGAGAAGGTGCTTATGCTCCAGAGGCTGCGGGAGTTATACATAGTGATTTTGAAAGAGGATTCATCAGTGCTGAAGTTATAAACTGCGATAAACTTTTAGAGCTTGGAAGTTTTGTTAAAGCTAAAGAGGCTGGTGCTATAAGACTTGAGGGTAAACAGTATCTTATGCAGGAAGGCGATGTTGTAACATTCAGATTTAATGTGTAA
- a CDS encoding aromatic ring-hydroxylating oxygenase subunit alpha has protein sequence MIYNMWYAVLDSKEVKRNKPLFAKRLNKNLVFWRDSNNNICCIDDKCCHRGASLSHGKICGNNIACPFHGFQFDKTGKTVMIPANGKNTEVNKNFFVEGYEVRELYGFIWLWYGDKDKINDRIMFPDDLKDKKFSYSTIKDEWHNHYTRCIENQLDVVHIAFVHYNTIGRGNKTVVNGPLVELDEDNNILKFYVNNVIDSGQKALRESEMKKEDFKYFLYFYFPNTWQNYIFEKMRVFGVFAPVDDENTVIYMRFYQKIVNIPFIRSIVNLIGKKYSDIVLKQDKNVVKTQSSKESYLGMKEEKLIQGDKPIIIYRSTRDKLKKLND, from the coding sequence ATGATATATAATATGTGGTATGCTGTACTAGATTCTAAAGAAGTAAAAAGAAACAAACCTCTTTTTGCTAAAAGATTGAATAAAAATCTAGTATTTTGGAGAGATTCAAACAATAATATATGCTGTATAGATGATAAATGCTGTCATAGAGGGGCTTCACTATCTCATGGAAAAATATGCGGTAATAATATAGCATGCCCATTTCATGGCTTTCAATTCGATAAAACAGGAAAAACGGTTATGATTCCTGCTAATGGAAAAAATACTGAAGTTAATAAAAATTTTTTTGTTGAAGGTTATGAAGTTAGAGAATTATACGGATTTATATGGTTATGGTATGGTGATAAAGATAAAATCAATGATAGAATAATGTTTCCAGATGATTTGAAAGATAAAAAATTCTCCTACTCTACCATAAAAGATGAATGGCATAATCATTATACAAGATGTATAGAAAATCAGCTTGATGTAGTTCATATTGCTTTTGTTCATTATAATACTATAGGTAGAGGAAATAAAACTGTAGTTAATGGCCCTTTAGTAGAATTAGATGAAGACAACAATATATTAAAATTCTATGTAAATAATGTAATTGACAGCGGACAAAAAGCATTAAGAGAATCTGAAATGAAAAAAGAAGATTTTAAATACTTTTTATATTTTTATTTTCCAAATACTTGGCAGAATTACATATTTGAAAAGATGCGTGTGTTTGGAGTATTCGCTCCTGTTGATGATGAAAACACAGTTATATATATGAGATTTTATCAAAAAATAGTAAATATTCCTTTTATAAGATCAATAGTAAATCTTATAGGAAAAAAATATTCGGATATTGTATTAAAACAGGATAAGAATGTCGTAAAAACACAATCAAGCAAAGAATCATATTTAGGTATGAAAGAAGAAAAACTAATACAAGGCGACAAACCTATAATAATATATAGAAGCACTAGAGATAAATTAAAAAAATTAAACGATTGA
- a CDS encoding STAS domain-containing protein: MIGISFESSYYLKDDSVIIISLYNNIYDEHLPQVKDLFSEFITKNINNIILDLSDCLFIEKEIWEYLVELKKELLHKKGDLVLANMYGVVKNDYNTMELSNYLESFNDINNAFYNFGILNDIKSA; this comes from the coding sequence ATGATAGGTATTTCATTTGAAAGCAGCTATTATTTAAAAGATGATTCTGTTATCATTATATCTTTATATAATAATATATATGATGAACATCTTCCTCAAGTAAAAGATTTATTCTCAGAGTTTATCACAAAAAATATAAATAACATCATATTAGATTTATCTGATTGTCTTTTTATAGAAAAAGAAATATGGGAATATCTTGTAGAATTAAAAAAAGAATTATTACATAAAAAAGGCGATTTAGTTTTAGCAAATATGTATGGAGTTGTTAAAAACGATTATAATACTATGGAATTATCAAATTATTTAGAATCTTTTAACGATATCAATAATGCTTTTTATAATTTTGGCATATTAAACGACATTAAATCAGCTTAA
- a CDS encoding bifunctional riboflavin kinase/FAD synthetase, translated as MNRIIYDFCKLPIKKDSIITIGKFDSVHRGHQKLIKYTVDYANKNNLISIAIVIKKKNVSIYNTEDNNTLIKSMGINYIIVIDFLPEFYTMEAKEFFDKLIEYYRMKHIAVGADFAFGKDRMGDSEFLKKYSKECGIGVSFINFLNYKKDKISSSNIREALSNGDMVSVNRMLGREYSMSGLVVHGNALGRKIGYPTANLEIPKNIFIPKMGVYSSTVKIGNSDTIYKALTFIGISNINKELRVESHILDFSKMIYGKKITVVLLKYIRDNIKVNSIDEVKKLLENDEKKIRKYFKRRTKQCLSQQTKKQK; from the coding sequence ATGAATCGAATTATATATGATTTTTGTAAACTTCCTATAAAAAAAGATAGTATAATAACAATAGGAAAATTTGACAGTGTACATAGGGGACATCAAAAATTAATTAAATACACTGTTGATTATGCCAATAAAAATAATCTTATATCAATAGCAATAGTTATCAAAAAGAAAAATGTGTCAATATATAATACTGAAGATAATAATACTTTGATAAAGTCTATGGGGATTAATTACATAATTGTTATTGACTTTTTACCAGAATTTTATACAATGGAAGCTAAAGAGTTCTTTGACAAACTCATAGAGTATTATCGTATGAAGCATATTGCTGTAGGGGCTGATTTTGCATTCGGTAAAGACAGAATGGGAGACAGTGAATTTTTAAAGAAATATTCCAAAGAATGTGGTATTGGAGTAAGTTTTATAAATTTTTTAAACTATAAAAAAGATAAAATATCAAGCTCTAATATAAGGGAAGCTCTTTCAAACGGTGATATGGTTAGTGTTAATAGAATGCTTGGAAGAGAATATTCTATGAGCGGATTAGTAGTTCATGGAAATGCTTTAGGAAGAAAAATAGGATACCCTACTGCTAATTTAGAAATACCTAAAAATATTTTTATACCTAAAATGGGTGTATATAGCTCTACAGTAAAAATAGGTAATTCTGATACTATATATAAAGCTCTTACTTTTATAGGTATTAGCAATATCAATAAAGAACTAAGAGTAGAAAGCCATATATTAGATTTTTCTAAGATGATATACGGCAAAAAAATAACTGTTGTATTACTCAAATATATTAGGGATAATATAAAAGTTAACTCTATAGATGAAGTAAAAAAATTATTAGAAAATGATGAAAAAAAGATAAGAAAATATTTCAAAAGGAGAACAAAACAATGTCTATCACAGCAGACGAAAAAGCAAAAATAA
- the rpsO gene encoding 30S ribosomal protein S15, giving the protein MSITADEKAKIIKEFGKNEKDTGSTEVQVALLTNRITYLKGHFQTHTKDNHSRMGLLKMVAKRRKLLNYLRKTDIEAYKNLIQRLKLRK; this is encoded by the coding sequence ATGTCTATCACAGCAGACGAAAAAGCAAAAATAATTAAAGAATTTGGTAAGAATGAAAAGGATACAGGCTCTACAGAAGTACAAGTAGCACTTTTAACTAACCGTATAACTTATTTAAAAGGTCATTTCCAAACTCATACTAAAGATAATCACTCAAGAATGGGACTTCTTAAAATGGTTGCTAAAAGAAGAAAACTTCTTAACTATTTAAGAAAAACTGATATAGAAGCTTATAAAAATCTTATACAAAGATTAAAATTAAGAAAATAA
- the pnp gene encoding polyribonucleotide nucleotidyltransferase, with translation MVTVKSVFCGEELILETGLLAKQAHGSVTLRLGNTTILATVVAAKEPNLESDFFPLTVNYNEKYYAGGKIPGGFFKREAKPRDKEILISRIIDRPLRPLFPEGFRNEVQIIPTVLSVDTDMPTDALALIASSAALTISWIPFGGPVAAVRIGYKNGEYIINPKNSELATSELDIIVAGSKDAILMIEGEAKEVSEEVFIGAIELAHKEMQKYIDMQNEMATLCGTQKIQQELFEFDAELVKMVTEYGRNKIEAANYNPDKTKRNESMDNAFDEIEEYIKTQVEDEKLISQVKGICHSIEEEIVREAIVEKGMRPDGRALDEIRPITTMTNLIPRVHGSALFTRGQTQCLSIVTLGSEKDAQLMDDIYGKENKTFMLHYNFPPFSVGEVGRYGAPGRREIGHGNLAERSFNAVLPPKDKFPYTIRVVAEILESNGSSSMATICASTMSLLSAGVPLNASVAGIAMGLATYKDGYKILTDIQGVEDHLGDMDFKVAGTRKGITAFQLDIKLTGISAQILKEALEQAKKARYFILDKIDATIANAGEISDFAPKYKTMDVNPEKIRVLIGPGGKNIKAIIEETGSDVEIQDSGVVNIFAPDTPTLDKTIKLINSYVKDPEVGEVYDGIVKDIKDFGAFVEILPGVEGLCHISELAYKHVMNVEEVLKIGDEVKVKILDIKGGKYSLSRKALLEKPADYVEEEYNKKEKKHGKKRF, from the coding sequence ATGGTAACAGTCAAAAGCGTGTTTTGTGGAGAGGAGTTAATTTTAGAAACCGGACTTTTAGCTAAACAGGCTCATGGTTCTGTAACTTTGAGACTTGGAAATACAACTATATTAGCAACTGTTGTAGCAGCTAAAGAGCCTAATTTAGAATCTGACTTTTTCCCTTTAACAGTAAATTATAATGAAAAATATTATGCAGGCGGTAAAATTCCTGGCGGTTTCTTCAAAAGAGAAGCAAAACCTAGAGATAAAGAAATTCTTATATCCCGTATCATAGACAGACCTTTAAGACCTCTTTTCCCTGAAGGGTTTAGAAATGAAGTTCAAATAATACCTACAGTACTTTCTGTAGATACCGATATGCCTACTGATGCTTTAGCTTTAATAGCTTCATCTGCAGCACTTACAATCTCTTGGATACCTTTCGGCGGACCAGTGGCAGCTGTAAGAATAGGATATAAAAACGGCGAATATATAATAAACCCTAAAAATAGCGAACTTGCTACTAGCGAATTGGATATTATTGTTGCTGGAAGTAAAGATGCTATATTAATGATTGAAGGTGAAGCAAAAGAAGTTTCTGAAGAAGTATTCATCGGAGCTATAGAATTAGCACATAAAGAAATGCAGAAATATATTGATATGCAAAATGAAATGGCTACTCTATGCGGAACACAAAAAATACAACAGGAATTATTTGAATTTGATGCTGAATTAGTAAAAATGGTTACTGAATACGGTAGAAATAAAATTGAAGCCGCTAATTATAATCCTGACAAAACCAAAAGAAATGAAAGTATGGATAATGCTTTTGACGAAATAGAAGAATATATCAAAACTCAAGTGGAAGATGAGAAATTAATATCTCAAGTTAAAGGTATTTGTCATTCTATAGAAGAAGAAATAGTTAGAGAGGCTATAGTAGAAAAAGGTATGCGTCCTGACGGAAGAGCATTAGATGAAATTCGTCCTATAACTACTATGACAAACCTTATTCCTAGAGTACATGGTTCTGCTCTTTTCACTAGAGGACAAACTCAATGTTTATCCATAGTTACATTAGGAAGCGAGAAAGACGCTCAATTAATGGACGATATATACGGCAAAGAAAATAAAACATTCATGCTTCATTATAATTTCCCTCCATTCTCTGTTGGAGAAGTTGGAAGATACGGTGCTCCCGGAAGAAGAGAAATAGGACATGGAAATTTAGCAGAACGTTCTTTCAATGCTGTACTTCCTCCAAAAGATAAATTCCCATATACTATAAGAGTAGTTGCTGAAATATTAGAAAGTAATGGTTCTTCATCAATGGCTACTATATGTGCTTCTACTATGTCATTACTTTCAGCAGGTGTTCCTCTTAATGCCAGCGTTGCAGGTATTGCCATGGGACTTGCTACATACAAAGACGGCTATAAAATACTTACAGATATACAAGGGGTAGAAGATCATTTAGGAGATATGGATTTCAAAGTGGCAGGAACTCGTAAAGGTATTACTGCTTTCCAATTGGATATTAAACTTACAGGAATCTCTGCTCAGATATTAAAAGAAGCATTAGAGCAGGCTAAAAAAGCAAGATATTTTATACTTGATAAAATAGATGCTACTATAGCTAATGCAGGAGAGATTTCTGATTTTGCTCCTAAATACAAAACTATGGATGTTAATCCTGAAAAAATAAGAGTATTAATAGGACCTGGCGGAAAAAATATAAAAGCTATAATAGAAGAAACTGGAAGCGATGTAGAAATACAAGACAGCGGTGTAGTTAATATATTTGCTCCTGACACTCCTACTCTAGATAAAACTATAAAACTTATCAACTCTTATGTTAAAGATCCTGAAGTTGGAGAAGTTTATGACGGAATAGTTAAAGACATCAAAGATTTCGGTGCTTTCGTTGAGATACTTCCTGGTGTAGAAGGTCTTTGTCATATATCTGAACTTGCTTATAAACATGTTATGAATGTCGAGGAAGTTCTAAAAATCGGTGATGAAGTGAAAGTAAAAATATTAGATATCAAGGGCGGCAAATATTCTTTAAGCAGAAAAGCATTACTTGAAAAACCTGCTGATTATGTTGAAGAAGAATATAACAAAAAAGAAAAAAAACATGGTAAAAAAAGATTCTAA